One part of the Desulfonema ishimotonii genome encodes these proteins:
- the arnA gene encoding bifunctional UDP-4-amino-4-deoxy-L-arabinose formyltransferase/UDP-glucuronic acid oxidase ArnA, translating into MKAVVLAYHNMGCVGIRALLEHGYDISAIFTYNDAPGENIWFDSVAELAALHDIPTFVPDNINHPIQVEKIRSLEPDIVFSFYYRDLISPAILDIPPAGCLNLHGSILPGYRGRCPVNWALINGEKETGVTLHHMTPRPDDGDIICQEKVRIGEEDTAKSLCEKMTAAACGMLDRILPRIKEGTAPRTPQDHACATYFGGRRPEDGEMDWNRTAAEICNLSRAVTRPYPGAFSWLGDRKCFFWKVSQVSDGGSLSKPGTILSVNPLVIACGKGTVRADFGQAEGGIYMSGSRLAHELSMAPGMVFGACPAVKAETRQKKRVLILGVDGFIGNALSERLLESGKYEVHGMDLHDNYIRRLLPNPRFHFHEGDIAIHREWIEYHVRKCDVVIPLVAIATPIEYTRNPLRVFELDFEENLRVVRYCVKYKKRLIFPSTSEVYGMCEDEQFDENRSNLTLGPVRKQRWIYSCSKQMLDRVIWAYGQQEGLSFTLFRPFNWIGPRLDSLSSARIGSSRAITQLILNLVEGTPIRLMDGGSQRRCFTDLTDGIECLYRIIENRDGVCDSQIINIGNPDNEASIRDLAAILIEKFEAHPLRSLFPPLAGCCETESRSYYGDGYQDVQHRKPSIRNARRLLNWSPSAKLDQSVEETLDFFLREAVKTGEFEVMGNEYRPEN; encoded by the coding sequence ATGAAAGCAGTTGTACTGGCCTATCACAACATGGGATGCGTCGGCATCCGCGCCTTACTGGAACACGGATATGATATTTCGGCCATCTTCACCTATAATGACGCCCCCGGTGAGAATATCTGGTTCGACTCCGTGGCAGAGCTTGCGGCCCTGCACGACATTCCGACCTTTGTTCCCGACAATATCAACCACCCCATCCAGGTGGAAAAAATCAGAAGCCTTGAGCCGGATATCGTCTTTTCCTTTTACTACCGTGACCTCATCAGCCCGGCCATTCTCGACATTCCCCCGGCCGGATGCCTGAACCTCCACGGCTCGATTCTGCCCGGATACCGGGGCCGGTGTCCCGTCAACTGGGCGCTGATCAACGGCGAAAAAGAGACGGGTGTCACCCTGCACCATATGACCCCCCGCCCGGATGACGGCGATATCATCTGTCAGGAAAAGGTGCGGATCGGCGAAGAAGATACGGCGAAATCCCTCTGTGAAAAAATGACTGCTGCCGCGTGCGGGATGCTGGACCGCATTCTGCCCCGCATCAAAGAAGGCACAGCACCGCGAACGCCCCAGGATCATGCCTGTGCCACTTATTTCGGGGGACGGCGGCCCGAAGACGGGGAGATGGACTGGAACCGCACCGCCGCCGAAATCTGCAATCTGAGCCGGGCCGTAACCCGCCCGTATCCGGGGGCCTTCAGCTGGCTGGGAGACCGGAAGTGCTTTTTCTGGAAGGTCTCCCAGGTTTCCGATGGCGGCAGCCTTTCAAAACCGGGAACCATCCTCTCCGTAAATCCGCTGGTGATCGCCTGCGGAAAGGGGACGGTGCGGGCGGACTTCGGTCAGGCCGAAGGCGGCATTTACATGAGCGGTTCCCGCCTTGCCCATGAACTCAGCATGGCTCCGGGCATGGTGTTCGGGGCGTGTCCGGCAGTGAAAGCAGAAACCCGGCAGAAAAAGAGGGTGCTGATCCTGGGGGTGGACGGCTTCATCGGCAACGCCCTCAGCGAACGGCTTCTGGAGAGCGGAAAATATGAGGTTCACGGCATGGACCTTCATGACAACTATATCCGGCGACTGCTCCCCAACCCCCGGTTCCATTTTCACGAGGGGGATATTGCCATTCACCGGGAGTGGATCGAGTACCACGTCCGCAAATGCGATGTGGTCATTCCCCTGGTGGCCATTGCCACCCCCATTGAGTATACCCGGAATCCCCTGAGGGTCTTTGAACTCGACTTCGAGGAAAACCTCCGGGTGGTCCGGTATTGTGTCAAATACAAAAAACGGCTCATCTTTCCCTCCACCTCCGAGGTTTACGGAATGTGCGAGGATGAACAGTTCGATGAAAACCGGTCCAATCTGACCCTGGGACCTGTCCGCAAACAGCGGTGGATCTACTCCTGCAGCAAACAGATGCTCGACCGGGTCATATGGGCCTACGGCCAGCAGGAAGGGCTGTCCTTCACCCTGTTCAGGCCGTTCAACTGGATCGGTCCCCGCCTGGACAGCCTGTCATCAGCCCGCATCGGCAGTTCACGGGCCATCACCCAGCTCATCCTGAATCTGGTGGAAGGCACGCCCATCCGGCTCATGGACGGGGGCAGTCAGCGGCGGTGCTTTACGGACCTGACCGACGGCATTGAATGTCTGTATCGGATTATCGAAAACAGGGACGGCGTGTGTGACAGCCAGATCATCAATATCGGCAATCCGGACAACGAAGCCAGTATCAGAGATCTGGCAGCCATTCTGATTGAAAAATTCGAAGCCCACCCGCTCCGATCCCTGTTTCCCCCCCTTGCTGGATGTTGCGAGACAGAGAGCCGGTCCTATTACGGGGATGGCTATCAGGATGTTCAGCACCGGAAGCCGTCCATCCGAAACGCCCGCCGCCTGCTGAACTGGTCCCCTTCGGCAAAACTGGATCAGTCCGTTGAAGAAACGCTGGATTTTTTCCTGAGAGAAGCAGTGAAAACCGGGGAATTTGAGGTGATGGGCAATGAATATCGGCCTGAGAATTGA
- a CDS encoding glycosyltransferase, whose protein sequence is MDKSPYLSVVIPVYNEAASLDELIRRCLAACGKTEKSFEIILVDDGSADPSAEIIAGAANRNRGRIIGVFLNRNYGQHAAVMAGFEASAGDVVVTLDADLQNPPEEIPRLVRKAAKGADVVGSIRANRCDTLFRRLASSLINKWVQKSTGVAMHDYGCMLRAYRRHIVDAMLQCHERSTFIPVLANTFARHTAEIEVGHQARCNGDSKYGLWQLISLQFDLMTCMTAFPLRLLSIFGGIVSGLGLMLAGYILVMRLIHGDVWAADGVFTLFAVLFVFIGAQFVGMGLMGEYIGRIYNDVRARPRYFVRQIVGRKEPADRRPCVQTLRSAKNNKAHLKAL, encoded by the coding sequence ATGGATAAATCCCCCTACCTGTCGGTCGTCATCCCGGTTTACAACGAGGCCGCCAGTCTGGATGAGCTGATCCGGCGATGTCTGGCCGCGTGCGGAAAAACGGAAAAATCTTTTGAGATCATCCTGGTGGATGACGGAAGCGCTGACCCCTCGGCAGAGATCATTGCCGGGGCCGCCAACCGGAACAGAGGGCGGATCATCGGCGTTTTCCTGAACCGGAATTACGGACAGCACGCCGCAGTCATGGCCGGATTTGAGGCATCGGCAGGTGATGTTGTGGTGACGCTGGACGCGGATTTGCAGAACCCGCCCGAAGAAATCCCCCGGCTGGTCCGGAAGGCCGCAAAAGGCGCTGACGTGGTCGGGAGCATCCGGGCAAACCGCTGCGACACCCTTTTCCGGCGGCTCGCCTCATCCCTCATCAATAAATGGGTTCAGAAATCAACAGGGGTGGCCATGCATGACTATGGCTGCATGTTGCGGGCCTACCGCCGTCATATCGTGGACGCCATGTTGCAGTGCCATGAGCGAAGCACCTTTATCCCGGTGCTTGCCAACACCTTTGCCCGGCACACGGCGGAGATTGAGGTGGGACATCAGGCCCGCTGCAACGGTGACTCCAAATACGGTCTGTGGCAGCTCATCAGTCTCCAGTTTGACCTGATGACCTGCATGACGGCCTTTCCCCTGCGCCTTCTGAGCATCTTCGGCGGCATCGTCTCCGGCCTCGGTCTGATGCTGGCCGGGTATATCCTTGTGATGCGCCTGATTCACGGGGATGTGTGGGCTGCGGACGGCGTTTTCACCCTTTTTGCCGTTCTCTTTGTTTTTATCGGTGCCCAGTTTGTGGGCATGGGCCTCATGGGTGAATACATCGGGCGCATTTACAATGATGTCCGGGCGCGGCCACGCTACTTTGTCCGGCAGATCGTCGGCAGAAAGGAACCGGCAGACCGCAGGCCGTGCGTACAGACGCTCAGATCCGCAAAAAATAATAAGGCACACCTCAAAGCGCTTTAA
- a CDS encoding aminotransferase class I/II-fold pyridoxal phosphate-dependent enzyme: MRAQFLPFCRPSISEEDISAVADVLRSGWITTGSKNTEFEEKFCDYLGCAGAVAVSSATGGMHLALQALSVGPGDEVITPAMTWVSTVNLITLAGARPVFADIDRDTLMVSCDAIRSKITERTRLIIPVHFAGASADMAPIRQLSRETGIPLIEDAAHALGTGYMGEKIGRSGTAVFSFHPIKNITTGEGGMVCSDDPEFLERIRRLRFHGLGADAYDRETQSRAPQAQVLEPGFKYNMTDISAVLGLRQLARIEAFNRKRAELAARYREKLEGVEEILPLADPPCDMTHAWHLFVIRLDTDRCGMSREAFTEGLKQRNIGTGIHFLAVHLQKYYRESMGMRPGMLPNTEWNSDRICSLPLFPDMRQEDADDVVTAIREVLTHG; this comes from the coding sequence GTGAGAGCGCAATTCTTACCGTTTTGCCGTCCGTCCATATCCGAAGAGGACATCTCTGCCGTGGCCGATGTACTCCGCTCCGGGTGGATTACGACCGGCAGCAAAAATACGGAATTTGAAGAAAAATTTTGTGACTACCTGGGATGTGCCGGTGCGGTGGCAGTAAGTTCAGCCACGGGCGGGATGCATCTGGCGTTACAGGCCCTGAGCGTCGGCCCGGGCGATGAGGTGATCACGCCGGCCATGACCTGGGTGTCCACAGTCAACCTGATCACGCTGGCCGGGGCCAGGCCGGTGTTTGCCGATATCGACCGGGACACGCTTATGGTCTCATGCGATGCCATCCGCAGCAAGATTACAGAACGGACACGCCTGATCATCCCGGTTCACTTTGCCGGTGCATCCGCGGATATGGCTCCGATCCGGCAACTCTCCCGCGAGACGGGCATCCCCCTCATTGAAGATGCGGCCCACGCCCTGGGCACGGGATATATGGGCGAAAAGATCGGACGGAGCGGCACCGCTGTTTTCTCCTTTCACCCCATCAAGAACATTACCACCGGTGAGGGGGGCATGGTCTGTTCGGATGATCCCGAATTTCTGGAGCGCATCCGCCGCCTGCGGTTTCACGGGCTGGGGGCGGATGCCTACGACCGGGAGACCCAGAGCCGTGCGCCCCAGGCCCAGGTCCTTGAGCCGGGGTTCAAATACAACATGACCGATATATCAGCGGTCCTGGGCCTCAGACAACTGGCGCGGATAGAGGCCTTCAACCGAAAACGGGCTGAACTGGCCGCACGATACCGGGAAAAGCTTGAGGGCGTGGAGGAGATTCTGCCCCTTGCCGACCCGCCCTGTGACATGACACACGCCTGGCATCTTTTCGTCATCCGGCTGGATACGGACCGGTGCGGAATGTCCCGTGAGGCGTTCACGGAGGGCCTGAAACAGCGGAATATCGGGACCGGCATCCATTTCCTGGCGGTCCACCTTCAGAAATATTACAGGGAATCCATGGGGATGCGGCCCGGAATGCTGCCCAATACAGAGTGGAACTCCGACCGGATCTGCTCGCTGCCCCTTTTCCCGGACATGCGGCAGGAAGACGCGGATGATGTGGTGACGGCCATCAGGGAGGTGCTGACACATGGATAA
- a CDS encoding AAA family ATPase — translation MAVEELKEKIDEKHLLVNSIRDEISKVLVGQRYLVDGLLMGLFTKGHILIEGVPGLAKTSAVKALADTVQAGFKRIQFTPDLLPADLIGTEVYRPKTGDFSIKKGPIFHNIILADEINRAPSKVQSALLEAMQERQVTIGETTFPLESPFLVLATQNPIEQEGTYPLPEAQVDRFMLKLIIGYPDKAEEKEIMKRVGFEAAPEIRQVVDAARMDEIESLIKSVYVDEKLKDYIVDLVFATRNPADYNMDIANYIQFGASPRATIFLSLAARAHAFLQGRAYVTPQDIKTIAPDVLRHRIILTYEAEAEDITEEEIISHIFDSVEVP, via the coding sequence TTGGCGGTTGAGGAATTAAAAGAAAAAATAGATGAAAAGCACCTGCTGGTCAACAGCATCCGGGATGAAATATCAAAGGTGCTGGTGGGGCAGCGGTATCTTGTGGACGGACTGCTGATGGGGCTGTTCACCAAAGGCCATATCCTCATTGAAGGCGTGCCCGGACTGGCAAAGACCAGCGCCGTCAAAGCGCTTGCGGACACGGTTCAGGCCGGGTTCAAACGGATTCAGTTTACGCCGGACCTGCTGCCGGCAGATCTGATCGGCACCGAGGTCTACCGGCCCAAGACCGGCGATTTTTCCATCAAAAAGGGGCCGATTTTTCACAACATCATTCTGGCCGATGAGATCAACCGTGCCCCGTCCAAGGTGCAGTCCGCACTGCTGGAGGCCATGCAGGAGCGGCAGGTGACCATCGGTGAGACGACATTTCCCCTTGAGTCCCCGTTTCTCGTCTTGGCGACCCAGAACCCCATTGAGCAGGAGGGAACCTATCCGCTGCCGGAGGCCCAGGTGGACCGCTTCATGCTCAAGCTGATCATCGGCTATCCCGACAAGGCCGAAGAGAAGGAGATTATGAAGCGGGTGGGGTTTGAGGCAGCGCCGGAGATCAGACAGGTGGTGGACGCCGCCCGGATGGATGAGATTGAGTCCCTGATCAAATCCGTTTATGTCGATGAAAAGCTGAAAGACTACATCGTTGACCTGGTGTTTGCCACCCGAAACCCCGCCGATTATAATATGGATATCGCCAATTATATTCAGTTTGGTGCGTCTCCCAGAGCCACCATCTTTCTCAGCCTGGCGGCCCGCGCCCATGCCTTTCTGCAGGGCCGGGCCTATGTGACCCCCCAGGATATCAAAACCATTGCCCCGGATGTCCTGCGCCACCGGATCATCCTGACCTATGAGGCCGAAGCCGAGGATATCACAGAAGAAGAGATCATCAGCCATATTTTCGACTCCGTGGAAGTCCCCTGA
- a CDS encoding DUF58 domain-containing protein gives MLSPDIIKKIKKIHFKSSRLVNTMMAGQYKSVFRGAGIEFEEVREYSPGDDVKSIDWKVSARLGRPFIKRYREEREQVVILLVDMSASGSFGTTESLKRETAAETAAILAFNAIRNNDKVGVILFTDRVEKYIPPKKGANHVWRVIREIFTFEPEHRGTDIRNAVAWLGRVCRKKTVSFLISDFLDHDYSRDLRTVSRNHEIIGALLSDPGEFSLPEAGILCLEDFETGEIVYLDTSDRTTRSRFEAARLKDYHSRIASLRASDIDCIEINTRDAVSDALSRYFRYREKRKR, from the coding sequence ATGCTTTCTCCTGATATTATAAAAAAAATCAAGAAAATTCACTTCAAAAGCTCCCGGCTGGTCAACACCATGATGGCGGGTCAGTATAAATCCGTGTTCCGGGGGGCCGGAATCGAATTTGAAGAGGTTCGGGAATATTCCCCCGGCGACGACGTAAAGAGCATTGACTGGAAGGTGTCGGCCCGCCTGGGACGGCCTTTTATCAAGCGCTACCGGGAGGAACGGGAGCAGGTCGTCATTCTGCTGGTGGACATGAGCGCCTCCGGCAGCTTCGGCACCACCGAAAGCCTGAAACGCGAAACCGCTGCGGAAACGGCCGCCATTCTGGCCTTTAACGCCATTCGGAACAACGACAAGGTCGGGGTGATCCTCTTTACGGACCGGGTGGAAAAATATATTCCGCCCAAGAAGGGCGCGAACCATGTGTGGCGCGTGATCCGGGAGATTTTCACCTTTGAGCCGGAACACCGGGGTACGGATATCCGAAATGCGGTGGCCTGGCTGGGCCGGGTGTGCCGGAAGAAAACCGTCTCCTTTCTGATTTCCGATTTTCTGGACCATGACTATTCCCGCGACCTGCGGACCGTTTCCCGGAATCACGAAATTATCGGGGCGCTGCTCTCGGACCCGGGGGAGTTCTCGCTTCCCGAAGCCGGGATTCTCTGCCTTGAGGATTTTGAAACGGGGGAGATCGTTTATCTTGACACATCGGACCGGACAACCCGGAGCCGGTTTGAGGCCGCCCGGCTGAAGGATTATCATTCCCGTATCGCGTCGCTCCGGGCATCGGATATCGACTGCATTGAGATTAATACGCGGGATGCCGTGAGCGATGCCCTGAGCCGGTACTTTCGCTACCGGGAGAAGAGGAAACGATAA
- a CDS encoding DUF4381 family protein — translation MGRTLLLLLICCSFCLCGVSASAQDKQAEPAPPRTTPQAADDGQAAQTVPMADIHDIRPPEPAGFDPAILWYLAGAVAALAFLAGLFYGWKRRKRSPRMTVTPALPPETEAINGLNALSDVQAIDGKDFYFRLSAILRRYIAGRYGINAPEMTTEELLPKLDKAGPERSLLQSLKSLFHTADPVKFAGQYAVTGQMESDLVFARKFVEQTTPSPENGEA, via the coding sequence ATGGGCCGGACACTTCTGTTGCTGCTGATATGCTGTTCTTTCTGTCTGTGCGGGGTTTCCGCCTCCGCCCAGGATAAACAGGCCGAACCGGCTCCGCCCCGGACAACGCCGCAGGCTGCGGATGACGGCCAGGCCGCTCAGACGGTTCCCATGGCCGATATCCACGATATCCGCCCTCCCGAACCGGCCGGGTTTGATCCGGCGATCCTCTGGTATCTGGCCGGGGCCGTGGCGGCCCTCGCCTTCCTGGCCGGGCTTTTTTACGGGTGGAAACGGCGAAAGCGGTCGCCCCGGATGACCGTCACCCCGGCCCTGCCCCCGGAAACCGAGGCGATTAACGGTCTCAATGCGCTGTCGGATGTTCAGGCCATTGACGGGAAGGATTTTTATTTCAGGCTGTCGGCCATATTACGGCGCTACATTGCGGGGCGCTACGGGATCAACGCCCCGGAAATGACGACGGAAGAGCTGCTGCCGAAACTGGATAAGGCCGGGCCGGAGCGGTCGCTGCTTCAATCCCTGAAGTCGCTGTTTCACACGGCAGATCCCGTTAAGTTTGCCGGGCAGTATGCGGTGACCGGTCAGATGGAAAGCGATCTGGTTTTTGCCAGAAAATTTGTCGAGCAGACGACGCCTTCCCCGGAGAACGGTGAGGCGTAA
- a CDS encoding vWA domain-containing protein: MFRFAAPWFFLLLTLIPAAIFHRTRRRVCPAMGTSDLGSASDIGSSLFLRMSRMLPVLKYAALCLMIAALARPQWGTQKTNVMTEGINIVLAVDLSESMAALDFRRKGKVVNRLEAVKGVVREFVQKRSGDRIGMVVFGSDAYTQLPLTRDYNTIVSILERLEIGAAGKRTAIGDAIGISLKRLTDIRSKSNIIILLTDGRSNSGELSPETAAGVAVSKKVKIYTIGVGSRGEAPFLVRSPLFGDRYVYQKVDIDETTLKGIAQKTGGLYFRAEDTGGLAEIYDTIDRLEKTEVKVRRFAEYNEMYPYLLLPAFVLLILWMVLSNTRFLRVP, translated from the coding sequence ATGTTTCGATTTGCTGCCCCCTGGTTTTTTCTGCTGCTCACCCTGATACCGGCAGCCATATTCCATCGGACCCGGCGGCGGGTCTGTCCGGCCATGGGAACCTCCGATCTGGGATCGGCATCGGATATCGGGTCGTCCCTCTTTTTGCGGATGAGCCGGATGCTGCCCGTTCTCAAATATGCGGCCCTCTGCCTGATGATTGCGGCCCTGGCCCGTCCCCAGTGGGGGACGCAGAAGACAAACGTCATGACCGAGGGGATCAACATCGTGCTGGCCGTGGACCTCTCCGAGAGCATGGCCGCCCTGGATTTCAGGCGAAAGGGGAAAGTGGTCAACCGGCTGGAGGCCGTCAAAGGGGTGGTGCGGGAATTTGTCCAGAAGCGAAGCGGCGACCGGATCGGCATGGTGGTTTTCGGCTCCGATGCCTACACCCAGTTGCCCCTGACCCGCGACTACAACACCATTGTCTCCATTCTGGAGCGCCTGGAGATCGGGGCGGCCGGAAAGCGTACCGCCATCGGCGACGCCATCGGCATCTCCCTGAAGCGGCTGACGGATATCAGAAGCAAGTCGAACATCATCATATTGCTCACGGACGGGCGCAGCAATTCCGGCGAACTCTCCCCGGAAACGGCCGCCGGAGTGGCCGTGTCGAAGAAGGTGAAAATCTACACCATCGGGGTCGGGAGCCGGGGAGAAGCGCCGTTTCTGGTCAGAAGCCCCCTGTTCGGGGACCGGTATGTCTACCAGAAGGTGGATATTGACGAGACAACGCTGAAGGGCATCGCGCAGAAGACGGGCGGCCTTTATTTCCGGGCTGAGGATACCGGGGGGCTGGCTGAGATTTACGATACCATCGACAGGCTGGAAAAGACCGAGGTGAAGGTCCGGCGGTTTGCCGAATACAACGAGATGTATCCGTATCTGCTTTTGCCCGCCTTTGTGCTGCTGATCCTTTGGATGGTTCTTTCCAACACACGATTTCTGAGGGTGCCATGA